A stretch of the Panicum virgatum strain AP13 chromosome 9N, P.virgatum_v5, whole genome shotgun sequence genome encodes the following:
- the LOC120690737 gene encoding uncharacterized protein LOC120690737 encodes MAPAKLATVLAVAVVACAFASTSAAVAPAQSCAEQIKYFTNCLARDEIRQQCCVVVENTSCLCQLKRAVAVPCIPHRRHGHRCPVNVVPPAVQMAELQRLPCFKGLKCLRA; translated from the coding sequence ATGGCTCCCGCCAAGCTCGCCACCGTTCTTGCCGTCGCCGTCGTTGCCTGCGCCttcgcctccacctccgcggcGGTGGCCCCGGCACAGAGCTGTGCAGAGCAGATCAAGTACTTCACCAACTGCCTCGCCCGCGACGAGATCCGTCAGCAGTGCTGCGTCGTTGTCGAGAACACCAGCTGCCTCTGCCAGCTGAagcgggcggtggcggtgccCTGCATCCCGCACCGCCGCCACGGGCACCGCTGCCCGGTGAACGTGGTTCCGCCGGCAGTGCAGatggccgagctgcagcgcctcccgTGCTTCAAGGGCCTCAAGTGCTTGCGGGCTTAG